A genomic stretch from Aedes albopictus strain Foshan chromosome 2, AalbF5, whole genome shotgun sequence includes:
- the LOC134286695 gene encoding uncharacterized protein LOC134286695, whose protein sequence is MPVKKASKASSATKLKLLHRRRSNILGSAMMVNEFNRTYEPARQNQLATQIALLDELWRDFLSTQEEIEILEDSEEHFSEERRDFQLLYLDLKGSLQSKLPTVPPVPPAQPRAPSSVCALPAQPITNVRLPEMKIPNFGGKIDDWVPFRDLFVSLIHFNQQLTAVQKMHYLRASLTDEAARIVSTLDISADDYQVAWNLLKDRFENPNLLIKRHMSALLAISPIKKESASGLSELADSFDRHVQLLNKLETVEEHWNSFLVERLSSCLDHGSLREVHTWRRIAPAVPESSAPRNIIHCCTSRRFRLLRLLVHQQQFPTNLYQLQSVNPLKQSVRVRTKYRHATLTPPYVHRRQFPVHHHSRIRRSVHFRNRIRAEVTQHSRQNTVVLSTAVIKVKDADNNDHFARALLDSGSQPSFISESLCQKLRLKRFKINSPVSGIGQSTVNVHFGVTLSLASRFGDHHFTLDCLVLPKLTVSLPSHHINVSRWQIPRNLPMADPQFNISQKIDIIIGAELFFSLLEHQQISLAAGCPLLQKTVLGYIVCGKISDPALDPPAVQTSHICTDDLLDKQLERFWEIDNFDVGRSYTPDEQRCEDHFQQTVGRDTDGRYIVRLPLREDMLPMLGDSYQLAFRRLQSMEKKFAVDEGLRIAYHEFLEEYESLGHMEEVNPRASRNPQFFLPHHAIHRPESSTTKTRVVFDGSCRSSTSLSLNEVLFVGPTVQPALYSTVINIRLPRYAVTADAEKMFRQIWVHPDDRKYQQILFRKDPSEPVRIYQLKTVTYGLASSPFHATRVLNQLATDEGERFPLAVPVIKKGTYVDDVLAGDDDQVKLAETCRQLMEMLHQAGFVLRKWATNNTAVLASVPRQLWETKPELEIDRSPTVKTLGLLWFPQPDTFQFKIPALSPLDVATKRLVVSEMSQLFDPLGLLGPVVMKAKTFVQVLWAEHWSWDDQLSEEHSSWWTIYRSELNQLQALSVPRRVVQNRHYSLHCFCDASKAAYGCCIYVVSRDELGQSHSHLLTAKSRVAPLRGQSIPRLELCAALLGSQLADNLRQTTDFVEPPTFWVDSSIVLHWIKSQSNVWKVFVSNRIAEIQRLTKDCKWRHVPSEMNPADRISRGMMASQISKDDLWWHGPSFLKDPVDSWPECVVSMPDLPDLQQEACPVLALHSATVDATLCERFTDLSKLIRVVARCYRFFNNSRLPRSDRTIGSLTPEESEHALKILVRQVQLASFPAEVHHYRSAQSIPSVSATSKSPLKDLKLFMDQFGLLRLCGRLANMKAPYDTRYPILLPADHRLSWLIARSSHIRTLHGGPTLTLATIRQRFWPVRGRQLARKVVRQCVTCFRCQPRLQQQLMAPLPSVRVSPARPFIHSGMDYCGPFLVRPLSGRGASVKIYVGLFVCLVVKAVHLEVVADLSSAACINAVKRFVARRGRVLELHCDNATAFVGADRELRSMREEFRRQFRSKDWENFCVESGIKFRFIPARSPHFGGIWEAGIKSFKHHFRRIMGNRSFTVDQLQTVVAQIESVLNSRPLSPLTDSPDDCSALTPGHFLVGEPLVAIPEPDLVDVNPNRLSRLQEMKKSVQDLWRCWQLDYVSQLQQRTKWKRPQPDVRIGQLVLVRQATAPPLQWPLGRIIETVAGKNGRVRVVVVKTASGQYKRAVTEIAVLPIAPAEDEPKDDSIAVSTSRSHEAEDDG, encoded by the exons ATGCCGGTGAAGAAGGCAAGCAAGGCCAGCTCAGCTACAAAGCTGAAGCTTTTACATCGTCGTCGCTCGAACATTTTGGGCTCGGCGATGATGGTGAATGAGTTCAACCGAACGTATGAGCCCGCTCGTCAAAACCAATTAGCCACTCAAATTGCGCTTTTGGATGAGTTGTGGCGTGATTTTCTCTCCACCCAGGAGGAAATCGAAATTTTGGAGGACAGTGAGGAACATTTTTCCGAAGAGAGGCGAGATTTTCAACTGTTGTACCTCGATCTGAAGGGGTCGTTGCAGAGCAAGCTTCCCACTGTCCCTCCGGTCCCACCCGCACAGCCTCGCGCACCGTCTTCGGTTTGCGCCCTACCGGCCCAGCCAATAACCAACGTTCGGCTGCCGGAGATGAAGATTCCAAATTTTGGAGGCAAGATTGACGATTGGGTACCGTTTCGCGATCTTTTCGTCTCGTTGATTCATTTCAATCAACAGTTGACGGCAGTGCAAAAGATGCACTATTTGCGAGCATCGTTGACGGACGAAGCAGCTCGTATTGTATCCACACTTGATATTTCCGCCGATGATTATCAAGTTGCGTGGAACCTTTTGAAGGATCGCTTTGAGAATCCAAACTTGCTCATCAAGCGACACATGTCGGCATTATTGGCGATCAGTCCCATAAAGAAGGAGTCTGCTTCAGGACTGTCGGAGCTGGCCGACAGCTTCGATCGCCATGTGCAGTTGCTGAATAAGCTCGAAACAGTGGAGGAACACTGGAACTCGTTCCTCGTTGAGCGATTGAGCAGTTGCCTGGACCATGGCTCACTGCGGGA GGTGCACACCTGGCGAAGGATTGCTCCAGCGGTTCCTGAAAGCAGTGCTCCAAGAAACATCATTCACTGCTGCACCTCCCGCCGATTTCGTCTGCTTCGGCTCCTGGTGCACCAGCAGCAGTTCCCAACCAATCTGTACCAGTTGCAATCGGTCAATCCGCTGAAGCAATCGGTTCGCGTTCGTACCAAGTATCGCCACGCGACGCTAACGCCGCCGTACGTCCACCGTCGGCAATTTCCGGTGCATCACCACTCGCGAATTCGTCGTTCCGTACATTTCCGCAATCGTATTCG TGCTGAAGTGACTCAACATTCTCGTCAGAATACGGTCGTGCTATCGACAGCCGTTATCAAAGTGAAAGATGCCGACAACAACGACCATTTCGCTAGGGCGCTCTTGGACAGTGGCTCCCAACCCAGCTTCATCAGCGAATCACTCTGTCAGAAGCTCCGTCTGAAGCGTTTCAAGATCAACTCGCCTGTCAGTGGGATAGGCCAATCCACCGTGAACGTTCACTTCGGTGTAACTCTTTCGCTCGCTTCACGCTTTGGAGATCATCACTTCACTCTGGACTGCCTGGTACTGCCAAAGCTAACGGTGTCGCTACCCAGCCACCACATCAACGTCTCTCGTTGGCAAATTCCTCGCAATCTTCCGATGGCGGATCCCCAGTTCAACATCAGCCAGAAGATAGACATCATTATCGGCGCTGAACTGTTCTTCTCGTTGCTAGAACATCAGCAAATCTCTCTCGCCGCTGGGTGTCCGCTACTACAGAAAACCGTACTTGGATACATTGTATGCGGGAAGATATCGGATCCAGCTCTCGATCCACCGGCAGTCCAGACCAGTCACATCTGCACTGACGACCTGCTCGACAAGCAACTCGAACGATTTTGGGAAATCGACAACTTCGACGTCGGAAGATCCTACACTCCCGACGAACAACGCTGCGAAGATCATTTCCAACAAACCGTTGGACGAGATACAGACGGGAGATACATCGTCCGTCTACCGCTGCGAGAAGACATGTTGCCAATGCTCGGCGACTCCTACCAGCTCGCATTCCGTCGCCTCCAGTCTATGGAGAAGAAGTTCGCTGTCGATGAAGGTCTCCGTATCGCCTAccacgagttcctggaggagtacgAAAGTCTGGGGCACATGGAGGAGGTGAATCCGCGCGCGTCGCGAAACCCGCAGTTTTTCCTACCCCACCATGCCATCCACCGTCCTGAGAGTTCCACCACGAAGACACGAGTAGTATTTGATGGATCCTGTCGTAGTTCTACCAGCTTATCGCTCAATGAAGTTCTGTTTGTCGGACCAACAGTGCAGCCAGCTCTGTACTCTACCGTCATCAACATCCGTCTTCCTCGGTACGCTGTCACTGCTGACGCCGAGAAGATGTTTCGACAGATCTGGGTACACCCGGATGACCGGAAGTATCAGCAAATACTCTTCCGAAAGGATCCATCAGAACCAGTTCGCATCTACCAGTTAAAGACCGTCACCTACGGTCTCGCTAGCTCGCCGTTCCACGCTACTCGTGTGCTCAACCAGTTGGCCACTGACGAAGGAGAACGTTTTCCATTGGCGGTTCCTGTCATCAAGAAGGGAACGTACGTAGACGATGTCCTCGCCGGCGACGACGACCAAGTCAAGCTTGCCGAAACTTGTCGCCAATTGATGGAGATGCTACACCAAGCAGGCTTCGTTCTACGTAAATGGGCCACCAACAATACCGCCGTTCTCGCCAGCGTTCCTCGTCAGTTGTGGGAAACCAAACCAGAATTAGAAATCGATCGCTCCCCTACTGTGAAGACATTGGGACTTCTCTGGTTTCCACAGCCGGATACATTCCAGTTCAAGATTCCAGCTCTGTCGCCGCTGGATGTCGCAACCAAACGCCTCGTCGTATCCGAGATGTCGCAACTGTTTGATCCGCTCGGCCTTCTGGGACCCGTAGTGATGAAAGCTAAGACGTTCGTTCAAGTGCTTTGGGCAGAACACTGGTCGTGGGACGACCAACTGTCCGAAGAACACTCCAGCTGGTGGACAATCTACCGCTCAGAGCTCAATCAGCTACAGGCACTCTCCGTGCCACGCAGAGTCGTGCAAAACCGCCATTACAGTCTGCATTGCTTCTGCGACGCCTCGAAAGCAGCATACGGTTGCTGTATCTACGTCGTTTCCCGTGACGAGCTCGGACAGTCCCATAGCCATCTGCTGACAGCCAAGTCACGTGTTGCTCCACTACGTGGACAATCCATCCCTCGCCTGGAGTTGTGCGCCGCGCTACTCGGCAGCCAGCTTGCCGATAATCTCCGGCAAACAACGGATTTCGTTGAACCTCCAACGTTTTGGGTTGATTCCAGCATCGTGCTTCACTGGATCAAGTCGCAGTCAAATGTGTGGAAGGTGTTCGTCTCAAACCGGATCGCAGAGATCCAACGTCTTACCAAGGACTGCAAGTGGAGACACGTTCCGTCGGAAATGAATCCAGCAGACCGGATTTCTCGAGGGATGATGGCAAGTCAGATCTCGAAGGACGATTTGTGGTGGCATGGACCGAGTTTCCTCAAGGACCCCGTCGACAGTTGGCCCGAGTGTGTGGTTTCGATGCCGGATCTTCCGGATTTGCAGCAGGAAGCCTGCCCTGTCCTAGCTCTGCACAGCGCTACCGTCGACGCAACACTGTGTGAACGATTCACGGACTTATCCAAACTAATCCGTGTCGTAGCACGATGCTACCGATTTTTCAACAATTCGAGGCTCCCGCGGAGCGACCGCACCATTGGTTCACTGACCCCAGAGGAAAGTGAGCATGCGCTCAAGATTCTCGTACGACAAGTTCAGTTAGCGTCCTTCCCAGCTGAAGTTCACCACTACCGTAGCGCTCAAAGCATTCCATCCGTATCTGCAACATCGAAATCGCCACTCAAGGACTTGAAGTTGTTCATGGATCAGTTCGGCTTGCTCAGACTCTGTGGACGATTAGCGAATATGAAAGCACCGTACGACACTCGTTACCCGATTCTTCTCCCCGCCGACCACCGGCTCAGTTGGCTCATCGCCCGATCCAGCCACATCCGAACACTTCACGGCGGTCCAACGCTCACGCTCGCTACAATTCGTCAACGATTTTGGCCAGTCCGGGGTCGACAGCTAGCTCGCAAGGTGGTACGTCAATGCGTAACCTGTTTCCGTTGCCAGCCACGGCTACAACAGCAGCTCATGGCACCCCTTCCATCCGTTCGTGTGTCACCTGCTAGACCGTTTATACACTCCGGGATGGATTACTGTGGGCCGTTTCTCGTTCGTCCTTTAAGTGGTCGGGGCGCGTCGGTTAAGATCTACGTCGGTCTGTTCGTATGTCTCGTGGTGAAAGCCGTGCATCTCGAAGTCGTCGCCGATCTGTCGTCCGCCGCCTGCATAAACGCCGTTAAGCGTTTCGTAGCTCGTCGCGGTCGAGTGCTCGAACTACACTGCGACAACGCGACTGCTTTCGTCGGGGCAGACCGAGAGCTCCGTTCGATGCGGGAAGAGTTTCGTCGTCAATTCCGGTCCAAGGACTGGGAGAACTTCTGCGTGGAAAGTGGAATCAAGTTTCGCTTTATCCCGGCAAGATCACCGCACTTCGGCGGTATCTGGGAGGCCGGAATCAAATCCTTCAAGCACCACTTCCGTCGCATCATGGGCAACCGCTCATTCACCGTGGACCAGCTCCAGACCGTCGTTGCCCAAATCGAATCAGTCCTCAATTCCCGTCCTCTCTCTCCGCTTACAGATTCTCCTGACGATTGCTCCGCTCTGACTCCAGGGCATTTTCTTGTTGGCGAACCGCTCGTGGCCATCCCTGAGCCCGACCTGGTCGACGTCAATCCAAATCGACTCTCGCGCCTGCAGGAGATGAAGAAGTCGGTCCAAGACCTCTGGCGTTGTTGGCAGCTGGACTATGTCAGCCAACTCCAGCAGCGAACCAAATGGAAGCGACCCCAGCCGGACGTGCGCATCGGACAGCTGGTGCTTGTCAGGCAAGCAACTGCGCCGCCCCTTCAATGGCCGTTGGGACGGATCATCGAAACCGTTGCGGGGAAGAATGGACGAGTCCGTGTGGTCGTAGTCAAGACCGC